Proteins encoded in a region of the Stieleria neptunia genome:
- a CDS encoding phosphoribosylanthranilate isomerase, giving the protein MFRTKICGVRLESDMRAVERSGGDAIGLNFFPNSVRYVDPQSPATGRLSRLANELGLLRVGVFVNESAERMAAIAATVGLDAIQLHGDEPIESAESLRSMGWPVLRAIKLPRGGFAAALMQERSAAWVAAGCHLLLDVDAGSAHGGSGKTLDWPSVAAWAQGHRSVGWTLAGGLKPENVRRAIEATGAVSVDTASGVECPRGVKDESRIRAFIAAATG; this is encoded by the coding sequence GTGTTTCGTACAAAAATCTGCGGCGTTCGACTGGAGAGCGACATGCGTGCGGTCGAACGATCGGGCGGCGACGCGATCGGGTTGAACTTTTTCCCCAACAGTGTTCGCTACGTCGATCCACAGTCCCCGGCGACGGGGCGGCTGTCTCGGCTGGCCAACGAGCTGGGGTTGTTGCGTGTCGGCGTGTTCGTCAATGAATCCGCCGAACGCATGGCCGCCATCGCGGCGACCGTGGGACTGGACGCGATTCAACTGCACGGGGACGAACCGATCGAGTCGGCCGAGTCGCTGCGCTCGATGGGGTGGCCTGTGCTGCGAGCCATCAAGTTGCCTCGGGGCGGGTTTGCTGCGGCGTTGATGCAGGAGCGGTCGGCCGCATGGGTCGCGGCCGGATGCCACTTGCTGTTGGATGTGGATGCCGGGTCGGCCCATGGAGGCAGCGGCAAGACGTTGGACTGGCCCTCGGTGGCGGCCTGGGCCCAAGGGCATCGGTCGGTCGGCTGGACGCTCGCGGGCGGTTTGAAACCGGAGAACGTCCGGCGGGCGATCGAGGCCACCGGCGCCGTCTCGGTGGACACCGCCAGCGGCGTGGAATGCCCGCGAGGCGTCAAGGACGAATCCCGGATCCGGGCCTTCATCGCCGCGGCAACGGGGTGA